A genomic region of Fodinisporobacter ferrooxydans contains the following coding sequences:
- a CDS encoding peroxiredoxin, translated as MPAGATQTKTLKVGDKAPDFTLKAHGNREIKLSDYHGKKNVFIAFYPLDWTPVUGAQMPSYEDDLSRFEGFNTQVLGISVDSIPSHEAWQKSVGGITYPLCSDFYPHGKVAEAYGVLREQGMSERALFIIDKEGVIRFIDVHPIDKQPDNEELFQILKTLAQ; from the coding sequence ATGCCAGCAGGCGCAACGCAAACGAAAACGTTGAAAGTTGGCGACAAGGCTCCTGATTTTACGCTAAAAGCGCACGGAAATCGGGAAATCAAGTTGTCTGACTATCACGGCAAGAAGAATGTATTTATCGCTTTTTATCCTCTTGATTGGACACCTGTCTGAGGTGCCCAGATGCCTTCTTACGAGGACGACTTGTCCAGATTTGAAGGGTTTAATACCCAAGTTTTGGGTATCAGTGTAGATAGTATACCAAGCCATGAAGCATGGCAAAAATCTGTCGGAGGAATCACCTATCCGCTTTGTTCCGATTTTTACCCACACGGAAAAGTCGCAGAAGCGTATGGCGTGTTACGCGAGCAAGGCATGTCCGAACGGGCGCTCTTTATTATCGACAAAGAAGGCGTCATCCGTTTTATTGATGTGCATCCGATCGATAAACAGCCGGACAATGAAGAATTGTTCCAAATCCTTAAAACCCTGGCGCAGTAA
- a CDS encoding NAD(P)-dependent oxidoreductase, which translates to MALQKESTVIGFIGLGVMGKSMASHLLKHGYRLRVFTRTKEKAEELLQLGAVWKETVAELAREADVILTMVGYPKDVESIYLDHDGILANAKPGTYVIDMTTSTPALAEKIYQAALAKGIHALDAPVSGGDIGAKEARLTIMVGGDEEVFQTVKPILEIMGKNIILQGKAGAGQHTKMCNQIAIASNMLGVCEAINYARNAGLDPATVLKSIEAGAAGSWSLSNLAPRMIAHNYEPGFYIKHFIKDMGIALDAAKNMGIMAPGLELALSLYQEMEKMGEDNSGTQALIKWYSNK; encoded by the coding sequence ATGGCATTGCAGAAAGAATCTACAGTTATCGGTTTTATTGGACTTGGCGTAATGGGAAAAAGCATGGCGTCGCATTTGTTGAAGCATGGATATCGTCTGCGCGTCTTTACCAGGACAAAGGAAAAAGCGGAAGAACTCCTGCAATTAGGCGCTGTCTGGAAAGAGACGGTTGCAGAGTTGGCTCGGGAAGCTGATGTCATTCTTACAATGGTGGGCTATCCAAAAGACGTGGAAAGCATTTATCTCGATCACGATGGAATTCTTGCAAACGCCAAACCGGGTACGTATGTAATCGACATGACAACATCGACACCTGCTCTGGCGGAGAAAATTTATCAAGCCGCATTGGCAAAAGGGATTCATGCCCTCGATGCGCCCGTTTCCGGCGGCGATATAGGAGCGAAAGAAGCTCGTTTAACCATTATGGTCGGCGGCGATGAGGAAGTATTCCAAACCGTCAAGCCGATCCTCGAAATCATGGGCAAAAATATTATTCTGCAAGGGAAAGCAGGAGCCGGTCAACATACGAAAATGTGCAACCAGATTGCGATTGCATCGAATATGTTGGGTGTCTGTGAGGCCATCAATTATGCCAGAAACGCCGGTCTTGATCCTGCAACTGTATTGAAAAGCATTGAAGCAGGCGCTGCGGGCAGCTGGTCATTAAGCAATCTTGCACCGCGAATGATTGCTCATAATTATGAACCCGGATTTTATATCAAACATTTTATCAAAGACATGGGAATTGCATTAGATGCTGCAAAGAATATGGGAATCATGGCTCCCGGCCTGGAATTGGCGTTATCCTTATATCAGGAAATGGAGAAAATGGGGGAAGACAACAGCGGGACACAAGCATTGATCAAATGGTATAGCAACAAATGA
- the ytaF gene encoding sporulation membrane protein YtaF: MHESNLFNIIMIGIAANLDNAGVGISYGIRDIQVPWYSNAMIAIMSALATLAAGIAGKWIGLWISPRIGTILGTILLILVGFWVMLQPFFEKASKASDTSSTMIRILQNPEAADSDKSKTISLAESIVLGAALAINALAGGFDAGVIQLNIFLTAFSVGIFSYVLFGISIYIGKTYVAGVFGNKATYIAGILLIFIGLHQLF, translated from the coding sequence ATGCATGAATCAAACCTCTTCAATATCATCATGATCGGCATTGCCGCGAATTTAGACAATGCAGGCGTCGGTATTTCGTACGGAATCCGCGATATACAAGTTCCCTGGTATTCAAACGCAATGATCGCAATCATGTCTGCACTCGCAACACTTGCGGCAGGGATTGCCGGAAAATGGATCGGTCTCTGGATTTCCCCACGCATCGGGACAATACTAGGCACCATTCTGCTCATCTTGGTGGGGTTTTGGGTCATGTTGCAGCCGTTTTTTGAAAAAGCATCCAAAGCATCCGATACTTCATCCACCATGATACGAATTTTGCAAAATCCGGAGGCGGCCGATTCGGACAAATCCAAGACAATCAGTCTTGCCGAATCGATTGTATTAGGGGCAGCGCTAGCCATTAATGCATTGGCGGGTGGATTTGATGCAGGTGTCATTCAATTAAATATTTTTCTCACCGCTTTCTCTGTAGGTATATTCAGTTACGTCTTGTTTGGCATTTCCATTTATATCGGCAAAACATACGTAGCCGGAGTATTCGGCAACAAAGCAACCTATATCGCAGGAATTCTGCTTATTTTCATCGGACTGCATCAATTGTTTTAA
- a CDS encoding tartrate dehydrogenase encodes MMKHSIAVLPGDGIGNEVVPAALEVLHTLADLHGGVKFETTSFPWNCDYYLEHGKMMPDDGLSILKDFEAIFLGAIGDPSKVPDHVSLWGLLIKIRREFEQVINVRPAKLMQGIQSPLTSPKDFDLIVVRENSEGEYSEIGGRIFRGDDEIAIQNNIFSRRGVERAMRYAFQLAQKRRNHVTSATKSNGIVYTMPFWDEVFQQVKTEYPDVQTSSYHIDALAAFFVQRPQVFDVIVASNLFGDILTDIGAAIMGSIGVAPAANINLNGKYPSMFEPVHGSAPDICGRGIANPIGQIWTLKMMLDHLGLDELGSVLLDAIEGVTNDGIKTPDVGGKASTQEVVEGIIARLRNMV; translated from the coding sequence ATGATGAAACATTCGATTGCTGTATTGCCTGGAGACGGCATCGGGAATGAGGTAGTCCCGGCTGCATTGGAAGTGTTGCATACGTTGGCCGATCTTCATGGCGGCGTAAAGTTTGAAACGACATCCTTTCCTTGGAATTGCGATTACTATTTGGAACATGGAAAAATGATGCCGGATGACGGACTTTCCATATTAAAAGATTTTGAGGCGATTTTTCTCGGAGCTATCGGGGACCCAAGCAAAGTTCCCGATCATGTTTCACTTTGGGGGTTATTAATCAAGATCCGCCGGGAATTTGAACAAGTAATCAACGTACGCCCTGCCAAATTGATGCAAGGAATTCAGTCACCTTTGACAAGCCCGAAAGATTTTGATTTGATCGTCGTCCGCGAAAACAGCGAAGGTGAGTATAGTGAAATCGGCGGTCGAATTTTCCGTGGGGATGACGAAATCGCCATCCAAAACAACATTTTCTCCAGACGCGGTGTGGAGAGAGCGATGCGCTACGCATTCCAATTGGCGCAAAAACGGAGAAATCATGTGACAAGCGCAACCAAGTCGAATGGAATCGTCTATACGATGCCGTTTTGGGATGAAGTATTTCAACAAGTAAAAACAGAATATCCGGATGTTCAGACATCTTCCTATCACATCGACGCGTTAGCCGCATTTTTTGTGCAAAGGCCGCAAGTGTTTGACGTGATTGTGGCAAGCAATCTATTTGGCGATATTTTGACAGACATTGGCGCTGCCATCATGGGCAGTATCGGCGTGGCGCCCGCAGCGAATATTAACTTGAATGGCAAATACCCTTCGATGTTTGAACCGGTTCATGGATCGGCTCCGGACATTTGCGGCCGCGGCATTGCCAATCCGATCGGGCAAATATGGACGTTAAAAATGATGTTGGATCATTTGGGACTGGATGAACTTGGGTCGGTTTTGTTGGATGCGATCGAAGGCGTAACAAATGATGGAATAAAGACACCGGATGTCGGCGGCAAAGCAAGTACGCAAGAAGTAGTCGAAGGGATTATTGCACGACTCAGAAATATGGTATAA
- a CDS encoding N-acetylmuramoyl-L-alanine amidase, with the protein MHSMIQKTFAVLLTIAGIAVPTQSASHEPVKEQAIPTPILTQTIPAALKTFSLSSKKAAKDLNSSNISMNLATKGSEHSLPTYTTWLSPTASVVNIRTQPSTDTPVLKEAHAGESYPVISQKGSWYEVAVSPHQTGWIAGWVANTQSFHAADSLGTILNKDNVPLFAGPGNEFKMIRRLSKNTIVQPLFVSGDYVKVLDQQEQSGWIPIDSANFGKETVDSLWFADAATPVQASPDGLLAGKTIVIDPGHGGKDTGAIGKIQPIDEKDINLAVAKVLQQKLLAAGAHVIMTRTTDVFVSLADRVKISNENHADAFISIHQNMYPDNPQMHGTMTYYYESQQSHILAHDIEEQALKQFSFDKSNDTANLRTGVNNDELYVLHHNTQPATLVEGLFLSNPKELADSVTTDYQEKMADSIYKGVVQFLLK; encoded by the coding sequence ATGCATTCCATGATTCAAAAAACGTTTGCGGTATTATTAACAATAGCAGGAATCGCAGTGCCGACACAATCGGCATCCCATGAACCTGTCAAGGAACAAGCTATTCCAACGCCTATCCTGACTCAGACGATTCCCGCCGCTTTAAAGACTTTTTCGTTGTCTTCCAAAAAAGCTGCCAAGGATCTAAATTCATCCAATATATCAATGAATCTGGCAACAAAAGGATCGGAACATTCTTTGCCGACATATACAACGTGGCTGTCACCAACAGCTTCAGTCGTCAATATTCGAACACAGCCAAGCACGGATACACCCGTATTGAAAGAAGCGCACGCAGGTGAATCCTATCCGGTTATATCGCAAAAAGGAAGCTGGTATGAAGTTGCAGTTTCACCACATCAGACCGGGTGGATCGCCGGTTGGGTCGCAAATACACAAAGTTTCCATGCAGCAGATTCTCTGGGTACCATTCTGAACAAAGACAATGTGCCTTTATTTGCAGGACCCGGCAATGAATTTAAAATGATCCGCCGACTCTCAAAAAATACGATCGTACAGCCGCTCTTTGTCAGCGGCGATTATGTAAAAGTACTGGATCAACAGGAACAAAGCGGTTGGATCCCTATCGATTCCGCAAATTTTGGAAAAGAGACAGTAGATTCGCTGTGGTTTGCAGACGCTGCAACACCTGTGCAAGCAAGTCCGGATGGTTTACTGGCAGGCAAGACGATTGTCATCGACCCGGGTCATGGAGGAAAGGATACAGGAGCGATCGGCAAAATCCAGCCAATCGATGAAAAAGATATCAATCTTGCAGTCGCAAAAGTACTTCAGCAAAAATTGCTGGCAGCAGGCGCCCATGTCATTATGACCAGAACGACTGATGTTTTCGTATCCTTGGCCGACCGCGTCAAAATTTCGAACGAAAATCATGCAGACGCATTTATCAGTATCCATCAAAATATGTATCCTGATAATCCGCAAATGCATGGGACGATGACCTATTATTATGAATCTCAACAATCCCATATTCTCGCACATGATATTGAAGAACAAGCGTTAAAGCAATTTTCATTTGACAAAAGCAATGATACCGCCAATTTGCGTACGGGCGTAAATAACGACGAGCTTTATGTTCTTCACCACAACACACAACCGGCAACACTGGTAGAAGGGCTATTTTTATCGAATCCAAAAGAGTTGGCCGATAGTGTCACCACCGATTATCAGGAAAAAATGGCTGACAGCATTTATAAAGGAGTCGTCCAATTTCTCCTTAAATAA
- a CDS encoding FAD-dependent oxidoreductase has translation MKKAIIYTTTGCPYCKKIKEELTAWGVEYEERNVTEQPEFFNDLHEKGIFSTPVTFIEGEVFIGYRPNKMKTYLGIDETVAKKNDPGEDTSDIFSAPSEDMFQQVYDLAIIGAGPAGASAAVYAARGRLNTIVIDKAPGAGALAITHKIANYPGVADELTGLQLVDRMRRQAKGFGATFIRSQVMSTDLAGEVKQLTTSDGRIQAKAVFIAVGARAKNKKIKGEEEFTGRGVSYCSTCDGAFFQNRVVGVSGDNEEALLEAMALAKFAKKVYFFIPSNKLQGTADIKAAESYDNIEVLWQHRVLEVTGTERFEGVLVKSSEGEKTYTLDGVFFYMAGNKPNTEFLGDEVKRDAEGYIEVDEFLKTNLVGVFAGGDARRTPVKQAVVAAADGAIAAIGADALIKHRNSLVPQYS, from the coding sequence ATGAAAAAAGCAATCATCTATACGACGACAGGCTGTCCGTATTGCAAAAAAATCAAAGAAGAACTGACCGCTTGGGGAGTTGAATACGAAGAGCGAAATGTAACCGAGCAACCGGAATTTTTTAATGATTTGCATGAAAAGGGGATTTTCTCAACGCCTGTTACATTCATCGAAGGAGAAGTGTTTATCGGGTATCGTCCCAATAAGATGAAAACGTATCTGGGCATTGATGAGACGGTCGCGAAGAAGAATGATCCCGGTGAAGACACTTCCGATATTTTTTCGGCTCCCTCTGAAGATATGTTTCAGCAAGTGTATGATTTGGCTATTATCGGTGCAGGTCCGGCGGGGGCATCTGCTGCTGTGTATGCAGCGAGAGGACGGCTGAATACCATTGTGATTGACAAGGCGCCGGGAGCCGGAGCTTTGGCGATTACACACAAAATTGCCAACTATCCGGGTGTTGCCGATGAGTTGACAGGATTGCAACTGGTCGACCGCATGCGTCGGCAAGCAAAAGGATTTGGTGCGACATTTATCCGCTCTCAGGTGATGTCCACAGATCTTGCAGGTGAGGTCAAACAGTTGACAACGTCAGATGGGCGCATTCAGGCAAAAGCCGTGTTTATCGCAGTCGGAGCCCGTGCCAAAAACAAAAAGATCAAAGGCGAAGAAGAATTTACAGGCCGTGGTGTAAGCTACTGTTCCACTTGTGACGGAGCTTTTTTCCAAAATCGCGTCGTCGGCGTTTCCGGTGACAATGAGGAAGCGCTCTTGGAAGCGATGGCTCTTGCCAAATTTGCCAAAAAAGTATATTTCTTTATTCCATCCAATAAATTGCAAGGGACGGCAGATATTAAAGCTGCAGAATCCTATGACAATATCGAAGTGTTGTGGCAGCATCGCGTTTTGGAAGTGACGGGAACCGAACGTTTTGAAGGAGTTCTTGTAAAATCTTCAGAAGGTGAGAAAACCTATACGTTGGATGGCGTATTTTTCTATATGGCGGGTAATAAACCGAATACCGAATTTCTTGGCGATGAAGTGAAACGGGATGCGGAAGGATATATTGAAGTTGATGAATTTCTAAAGACCAATTTGGTAGGAGTGTTCGCAGGCGGAGATGCCCGGCGTACCCCTGTCAAGCAAGCAGTTGTAGCAGCGGCAGATGGTGCCATTGCGGCAATTGGGGCAGACGCTTTGATCAAACATCGCAATTCTTTAGTTCCGCAATACAGCTAA